A region from the Rosa rugosa chromosome 6, drRosRugo1.1, whole genome shotgun sequence genome encodes:
- the LOC133716967 gene encoding uncharacterized protein LOC133716967, with protein MVHFNQALLAKQGWRILQSPDSLIAKLYKARYFPRCDFLDAEVTKGASYAWRSIMHGKNLLRRGVRYRVGTGAHISAWRDPWVPLPIHFKPFSSPALGYEELRVCDLMVENDYEWNIPLLEALFTPMEVGIIASIPLSLRGADDSFVWHYDKRGNYGVRSGYHVARLDDGRSDRASSSNGSYGINATYWKIIWGANIPPKVRVFIWRLLRGILPTRRALSHKVSLLDSNCLFCNHALEDGLHLFRDCDVTTCFWVCTKLGLLAKNVAASCVEDWVLNVIEKLDGNQRCAFFMALWVIWSERNNVLWNESFFCASNAAQWASKFLEEYQQFHVHGNAKGRREKTKWQNPPSGRLKVNVDGSYRADYGDGGVGVVIRDENGMCLAALARYFPHASSALHMEAEACRAGLLLAIHQDMTVIDVESDCSLVVTALQRDVEDRSEIGRIIDDCKSYLTSFHSIQVSHIFREANGVANR; from the exons ATGGTTCATTTCAACCAAGCTTTGCTCGCGAAGCAAGGTTGGAGGATTCTTCAGTCACCGGATTCTTTGATAGCTAAGTTATATAAAGCTCGCTATTTCCCACGATGTGACTTCCTGGATGCTGAAGTGACTAAAGGGGCCTCGTATGCATGGCGTAGTATCATGCATGGCAAAAATCTTTTGCGTAGAGGGGTGAGATATAGGGTTGGCACCGGAGCTCATATTTCTGCATGGCGGGATCCGTGGGTACCACTACCTATACATTTCAAACCATTTTCCTCTCCAGCGTTGGGCTATGAAGAATTGAGAGTATGTGACTTAATGGTGGAGAACGATTATGAGTGGAATATTCCACTTTTGGAAGCTTTATTTACACCAATGGAAGTTGGCATAATTGCAAGTATCCCTCTAAGCCTTAGAGGAGCAGATGACAGCTTTGTGTGGCACTATGACAAGAGAGGAAACTATGGAGTGAGAAGTGGATACCATGTGGCCCGCCTTGATGATGGTAGATCTGACCGGGCTTCTAGCTCAAATGGGTCTTATGGAATTAATGCCACTTACTGGAAGATAATTTGGGGGGCCAACATCCCACCCAAAGTGCGTGTGTTTATTTGGAGACTACTCAGAGGCATTTTACCTACAAGAAGAGCTCTCTCCCATAAGGTTAGTCTTCTTGATAGTAATTGTCTTTTCTGTAATCATGCATTAGAAGATGGATTACACCTGTTCAGAGATTGTGATGTTACTACATGCTTTTGGGTGTGTACCAAATTGGGCCTTTTGGCCAAGAATGTGGCTGCTTCATGTGTGGAGGATTGGGTGTTGAACGTCATTGAAAAATTGGATGGTAATCAACGTTGTGCTTTTTTCATGGCACTCTGGGTCATATGGTCTGAAAGAAATAATGTCTTGTGGAACGAGAGTTTCTTCTGTGCCTCTAATGCGGCACAGTGGGCTAGTAAATTTCTTGAGGAATATCAGCAATTTCATGTGCATGGAAATGCGAAAGGTAGAAGGGAAAAGACCAAATGGCAGAACCCTCCTAGTGGGCGTCTGAAAGTGAATGTGGATGGGAGTTACCGGGCTGATTACGGTGATGGTGGAGTGGGAGTTGTGATACGTGATGAAAATGGTATGTGCTTGGCAGCTCTGGCTCGGTATTTCCCACATGCTTCATCTGCTTTACATATGGAGGCTGAAGCATGTAGGGCTGGGCTCTTATTGGCGATCCATCAGGACATGACCGTTATTGATGTTGAGAGCGATTGCTCCCTTGTTGTTACTGCTCTACAGCGTGATGTGGAAGATAGATCTGAAATTGGGCGtattattgatgattgtaagtcatatttgacatCTTTTCACTCAATTCAGGTTAGTCACATCTTCCGTGAAGCAAACGGTGTAGCCAACAG ATGa
- the LOC133714729 gene encoding MADS-box protein AGL42-like isoform X3, protein MEAGIDEYGNKGLCGLRIKRVQGSDGDVVMCVSEMVRGKIQMKRIENATSRQVTFSKRRNGLLKKAYELSVLCDAEVAVIIFSQSGRLYEFSSSDMQKTINQYHKHAKGVQTNTIEVEQCMQQSKHESADMAKKIEILEASQRFMTERLLGHDLDSCSAQELNQISSQLERSLCIVRERKAQLFMEQIERLKEKGRLLLEENVKLHTECGARRCQKPLIQKKGVGAASCNWMNSSQSSSSQTISNSDQVETRLFIGQPVMHSE, encoded by the exons ATGGAAGCTGGTATTGATGAATATGGAAATAAAGGTTTGTGTGGCCTCAGAATAAAGAG AGTTCAGGGATCTGATGGTGATGTTGTGATGTGTGTATCGGAGATGGTGAGAGGGAAGATTCAGATGAAAAGAATCGAAAATGCGACAAGCAGGCAGGTAACCTTTTCGAAACGTCGAAACGGGTTGTTGAAGAAGGCTTATGAGCTTTCGGTTCTTTGCGATGCCGAAGTTGCAGTGATCATCTTTTCTCAGAGTGGCAGGCTCTACGAGTTTTCCAGCTCTGA CATGCAAAAGACTATAAACCAATaccataaacatgcaaaaggtGTGCAAACCAACACTATTGAAGTGGAACAGTGTATGCAG CAATCGAAGCATGAATCAGCTGACATGGCCAAGAAGATTGAGATCCTAGAAGCTTCTCAACGGTTTATGACTGA GAGGCTTTTGGGACATGACTTAGATTCTTGCTCTGCTCAAGAACTCAATCAGATCAGTAGCCAGCTCGAGCGAAGCTTGTGCATTGTACGAGAGAGAAAG GCTCAGCTATTCATGGAGCAGATAGAACGACTAAAAGAAAAG GGGAGGCTCCTCTTAGAAGAGAATGTAAAACTACACACAGAG TGTGGTGCAAGGCGTTGTCAGAAAcctttaattcaaaaaaaaggAGTTGGGGCGGCAAGTTGTAACTGGATGAATAGTAGTCAAAGTAGCAGCAGTCAAACAATTAGTAATTCAGATCAGGTAGAGACTAGATTGTTCATCGGACAGCCAGTGATGCACTCTGAATAA
- the LOC133714729 gene encoding MADS-box protein AGL42-like isoform X4 — MEAGIDEYGNKGLCGLRIKRVQGSDGDVVMCVSEMVRGKIQMKRIENATSRQVTFSKRRNGLLKKAYELSVLCDAEVAVIIFSQSGRLYEFSSSDMQKTINQYHKHAKGVQTNTIEVEQCMQQSKHESADMAKKIEILEASQRRLLGHDLDSCSAQELNQISSQLERSLCIVRERKAQLFMEQIERLKEKGRLLLEENVKLHTECGARRCQKPLIQKKGVGAASCNWMNSSQSSSSQTISNSDQVETRLFIGQPVMHSE, encoded by the exons ATGGAAGCTGGTATTGATGAATATGGAAATAAAGGTTTGTGTGGCCTCAGAATAAAGAG AGTTCAGGGATCTGATGGTGATGTTGTGATGTGTGTATCGGAGATGGTGAGAGGGAAGATTCAGATGAAAAGAATCGAAAATGCGACAAGCAGGCAGGTAACCTTTTCGAAACGTCGAAACGGGTTGTTGAAGAAGGCTTATGAGCTTTCGGTTCTTTGCGATGCCGAAGTTGCAGTGATCATCTTTTCTCAGAGTGGCAGGCTCTACGAGTTTTCCAGCTCTGA CATGCAAAAGACTATAAACCAATaccataaacatgcaaaaggtGTGCAAACCAACACTATTGAAGTGGAACAGTGTATGCAG CAATCGAAGCATGAATCAGCTGACATGGCCAAGAAGATTGAGATCCTAGAAGCTTCTCAACG GAGGCTTTTGGGACATGACTTAGATTCTTGCTCTGCTCAAGAACTCAATCAGATCAGTAGCCAGCTCGAGCGAAGCTTGTGCATTGTACGAGAGAGAAAG GCTCAGCTATTCATGGAGCAGATAGAACGACTAAAAGAAAAG GGGAGGCTCCTCTTAGAAGAGAATGTAAAACTACACACAGAG TGTGGTGCAAGGCGTTGTCAGAAAcctttaattcaaaaaaaaggAGTTGGGGCGGCAAGTTGTAACTGGATGAATAGTAGTCAAAGTAGCAGCAGTCAAACAATTAGTAATTCAGATCAGGTAGAGACTAGATTGTTCATCGGACAGCCAGTGATGCACTCTGAATAA
- the LOC133714729 gene encoding MADS-box protein AGL42-like isoform X6, with protein MCVSEMVRGKIQMKRIENATSRQVTFSKRRNGLLKKAYELSVLCDAEVAVIIFSQSGRLYEFSSSDMQKTINQYHKHAKGVQTNTIEVEQCMQQSKHESADMAKKIEILEASQRFMTERLLGHDLDSCSAQELNQISSQLERSLCIVRERKAQLFMEQIERLKEKGRLLLEENVKLHTECGARRCQKPLIQKKGVGAASCNWMNSSQSSSSQTISNSDQVETRLFIGQPVMHSE; from the exons ATGTGTGTATCGGAGATGGTGAGAGGGAAGATTCAGATGAAAAGAATCGAAAATGCGACAAGCAGGCAGGTAACCTTTTCGAAACGTCGAAACGGGTTGTTGAAGAAGGCTTATGAGCTTTCGGTTCTTTGCGATGCCGAAGTTGCAGTGATCATCTTTTCTCAGAGTGGCAGGCTCTACGAGTTTTCCAGCTCTGA CATGCAAAAGACTATAAACCAATaccataaacatgcaaaaggtGTGCAAACCAACACTATTGAAGTGGAACAGTGTATGCAG CAATCGAAGCATGAATCAGCTGACATGGCCAAGAAGATTGAGATCCTAGAAGCTTCTCAACGGTTTATGACTGA GAGGCTTTTGGGACATGACTTAGATTCTTGCTCTGCTCAAGAACTCAATCAGATCAGTAGCCAGCTCGAGCGAAGCTTGTGCATTGTACGAGAGAGAAAG GCTCAGCTATTCATGGAGCAGATAGAACGACTAAAAGAAAAG GGGAGGCTCCTCTTAGAAGAGAATGTAAAACTACACACAGAG TGTGGTGCAAGGCGTTGTCAGAAAcctttaattcaaaaaaaaggAGTTGGGGCGGCAAGTTGTAACTGGATGAATAGTAGTCAAAGTAGCAGCAGTCAAACAATTAGTAATTCAGATCAGGTAGAGACTAGATTGTTCATCGGACAGCCAGTGATGCACTCTGAATAA
- the LOC133714729 gene encoding MADS-box protein AGL42-like isoform X8 has protein sequence MVRGKIQMKRIENATSRQVTFSKRRNGLLKKAYELSVLCDAEVAVIIFSQSGRLYEFSSSDMQKTINQYHKHAKGVQTNTIEVEQCMQQSKHESADMAKKIEILEASQRFMTERLLGHDLDSCSAQELNQISSQLERSLCIVRERKAQLFMEQIERLKEKGRLLLEENVKLHTECGARRCQKPLIQKKGVGAASCNWMNSSQSSSSQTISNSDQVETRLFIGQPVMHSE, from the exons ATGGTGAGAGGGAAGATTCAGATGAAAAGAATCGAAAATGCGACAAGCAGGCAGGTAACCTTTTCGAAACGTCGAAACGGGTTGTTGAAGAAGGCTTATGAGCTTTCGGTTCTTTGCGATGCCGAAGTTGCAGTGATCATCTTTTCTCAGAGTGGCAGGCTCTACGAGTTTTCCAGCTCTGA CATGCAAAAGACTATAAACCAATaccataaacatgcaaaaggtGTGCAAACCAACACTATTGAAGTGGAACAGTGTATGCAG CAATCGAAGCATGAATCAGCTGACATGGCCAAGAAGATTGAGATCCTAGAAGCTTCTCAACGGTTTATGACTGA GAGGCTTTTGGGACATGACTTAGATTCTTGCTCTGCTCAAGAACTCAATCAGATCAGTAGCCAGCTCGAGCGAAGCTTGTGCATTGTACGAGAGAGAAAG GCTCAGCTATTCATGGAGCAGATAGAACGACTAAAAGAAAAG GGGAGGCTCCTCTTAGAAGAGAATGTAAAACTACACACAGAG TGTGGTGCAAGGCGTTGTCAGAAAcctttaattcaaaaaaaaggAGTTGGGGCGGCAAGTTGTAACTGGATGAATAGTAGTCAAAGTAGCAGCAGTCAAACAATTAGTAATTCAGATCAGGTAGAGACTAGATTGTTCATCGGACAGCCAGTGATGCACTCTGAATAA
- the LOC133714729 gene encoding MADS-box protein AGL42-like isoform X9, whose amino-acid sequence MEAGIDEYGNKGLCGLRIKRVQGSDGDVVMCVSEMVRGKIQMKRIENATSRQVTFSKRRNGLLKKAYELSVLCDAEVAVIIFSQSGRLYEFSSSDMQKTINQYHKHAKGVQTNTIEVEQCMQQSKHESADMAKKIEILEASQRRLLGHDLDSCSAQELNQISSQLERSLCIVRERKLPSGSAIHGADRTTKRKGEAPLRRECKTTHRVWCKALSETFNSKKRSWGGKL is encoded by the exons ATGGAAGCTGGTATTGATGAATATGGAAATAAAGGTTTGTGTGGCCTCAGAATAAAGAG AGTTCAGGGATCTGATGGTGATGTTGTGATGTGTGTATCGGAGATGGTGAGAGGGAAGATTCAGATGAAAAGAATCGAAAATGCGACAAGCAGGCAGGTAACCTTTTCGAAACGTCGAAACGGGTTGTTGAAGAAGGCTTATGAGCTTTCGGTTCTTTGCGATGCCGAAGTTGCAGTGATCATCTTTTCTCAGAGTGGCAGGCTCTACGAGTTTTCCAGCTCTGA CATGCAAAAGACTATAAACCAATaccataaacatgcaaaaggtGTGCAAACCAACACTATTGAAGTGGAACAGTGTATGCAG CAATCGAAGCATGAATCAGCTGACATGGCCAAGAAGATTGAGATCCTAGAAGCTTCTCAACG GAGGCTTTTGGGACATGACTTAGATTCTTGCTCTGCTCAAGAACTCAATCAGATCAGTAGCCAGCTCGAGCGAAGCTTGTGCATTGTACGAGAGAGAAAG CTTCCTTCAGGCTCAGCTATTCATGGAGCAGATAGAACGACTAAAAGAAAAG GGGAGGCTCCTCTTAGAAGAGAATGTAAAACTACACACAGAG TGTGGTGCAAGGCGTTGTCAGAAAcctttaattcaaaaaaaaggAGTTGGGGCGGCAAGTTGTAA
- the LOC133714729 gene encoding MADS-box protein AGL42-like isoform X7: MEAGIDEYGNKGLCGLRIKRVQGSDGDVVMCVSEMVRGKIQMKRIENATSRQVTFSKRRNGLLKKAYELSVLCDAEVAVIIFSQSGRLYEFSSSDMQKTINQYHKHAKGVQTNTIEVEQCMQQSKHESADMAKKIEILEASQRFMTERLLGHDLDSCSAQELNQISSQLERSLCIVRERKLPSGSAIHGADRTTKRKGEAPLRRECKTTHRVWCKALSETFNSKKRSWGGKL, encoded by the exons ATGGAAGCTGGTATTGATGAATATGGAAATAAAGGTTTGTGTGGCCTCAGAATAAAGAG AGTTCAGGGATCTGATGGTGATGTTGTGATGTGTGTATCGGAGATGGTGAGAGGGAAGATTCAGATGAAAAGAATCGAAAATGCGACAAGCAGGCAGGTAACCTTTTCGAAACGTCGAAACGGGTTGTTGAAGAAGGCTTATGAGCTTTCGGTTCTTTGCGATGCCGAAGTTGCAGTGATCATCTTTTCTCAGAGTGGCAGGCTCTACGAGTTTTCCAGCTCTGA CATGCAAAAGACTATAAACCAATaccataaacatgcaaaaggtGTGCAAACCAACACTATTGAAGTGGAACAGTGTATGCAG CAATCGAAGCATGAATCAGCTGACATGGCCAAGAAGATTGAGATCCTAGAAGCTTCTCAACGGTTTATGACTGA GAGGCTTTTGGGACATGACTTAGATTCTTGCTCTGCTCAAGAACTCAATCAGATCAGTAGCCAGCTCGAGCGAAGCTTGTGCATTGTACGAGAGAGAAAG CTTCCTTCAGGCTCAGCTATTCATGGAGCAGATAGAACGACTAAAAGAAAAG GGGAGGCTCCTCTTAGAAGAGAATGTAAAACTACACACAGAG TGTGGTGCAAGGCGTTGTCAGAAAcctttaattcaaaaaaaaggAGTTGGGGCGGCAAGTTGTAA
- the LOC133718624 gene encoding uncharacterized protein LOC133718624 isoform X4, producing MAETETRKRKMGERREADSNSRTASPKWPTIKPKQNIQITRLKDNDLFTVHNFFTSAESKAFVKVAESIGFVHQGSLGPTKGEAFRDNDRMSVNDPVLADSIWNSGLSKLFSDIKIRREVAVGLNPNIRFYRYKVGQRFGRHIDESVDLEDGKRTHYTLLIYLSGGFKPKAKNDVSSHQDSSSEPLVGGETVFYGSRNSVVAEVAPVEGMALLHIHGHKCMLHEARNVTKGINFLISGHLCALVW from the exons ATGGCTGAAacagaaacaaggaagaggaagatgggagagagaagagaagctGATTCCAATTCCAGGACAGCATCACCAAAGTGGCCAACaatcaaaccaaaacaaaacattcaGATAACCCGTCTCAAAGACAATGATCTTTTCACC GTACATAATTTCTTCACATCTGCAGAATCAAAGGCTTTTGTTAAGGTTGCAGAATCTATTGGGTTTGTTCACCAAGGAAGTCTTGGCCCAACAAAAGGTGAAGCTTTTAGAGACAATGATAGAATGTCTGTGAACGATCCTGTTCTTGCTGATTCTATATGGAATTCTGGGCTCAGCAAATTGTTTTCTGACATCAAAATTCGAAGGGAGGTCGCTGTTGGCTTAAACCCAAATATCAGATTCTACAG GTACAAGGTTGGTCAGCGATTTGGGAGGCATATTGATGAAAGTGTTGATCTTGAAGATGGAAAACGCACACATTATACTTTGTTGATATATTTGAGTGGCGGTTTCAAACCGAAAGCAAAAAATGATGTGAGCAGTCATCAGGATTCATCCTCAGAGCCTCTGGTTGGAGGAGAGACCGTCTTTTATGGCTCAAGGAATAGTGTTGTGGCTGAG GTGGCTCCCGTTGAAGGGATGGCTCTTCTGCACATTCATGGGCACAAATGTATGCTGCATGAAGCTCGAAATGTTACTAAGGGTATCAA TTTCCTGATCTCAGGACATCTGTGTGCGTTGGTTTGGTGA
- the LOC133718624 gene encoding uncharacterized protein LOC133718624 isoform X5, translated as MAETETRKRKMGERREADSNSRTASPKWPTIKPKQNIQITRLKDNDLFTVHNFFTSAESKAFVKVAESIGFVHQGSLGPTKGEAFRDNDRMSVNDPVLADSIWNSGLSKLFSDIKIRREVAVGLNPNIRFYRYKVGQRFGRHIDESVDLEDGKRTHYTLLIYLSGGFKPKAKNDVSSHQDSSSEPLVGGETVFYGSRNSVVAEVAPVEGMALLHIHGHKCMLHEARNVTKGIKYVFRSDVVFA; from the exons ATGGCTGAAacagaaacaaggaagaggaagatgggagagagaagagaagctGATTCCAATTCCAGGACAGCATCACCAAAGTGGCCAACaatcaaaccaaaacaaaacattcaGATAACCCGTCTCAAAGACAATGATCTTTTCACC GTACATAATTTCTTCACATCTGCAGAATCAAAGGCTTTTGTTAAGGTTGCAGAATCTATTGGGTTTGTTCACCAAGGAAGTCTTGGCCCAACAAAAGGTGAAGCTTTTAGAGACAATGATAGAATGTCTGTGAACGATCCTGTTCTTGCTGATTCTATATGGAATTCTGGGCTCAGCAAATTGTTTTCTGACATCAAAATTCGAAGGGAGGTCGCTGTTGGCTTAAACCCAAATATCAGATTCTACAG GTACAAGGTTGGTCAGCGATTTGGGAGGCATATTGATGAAAGTGTTGATCTTGAAGATGGAAAACGCACACATTATACTTTGTTGATATATTTGAGTGGCGGTTTCAAACCGAAAGCAAAAAATGATGTGAGCAGTCATCAGGATTCATCCTCAGAGCCTCTGGTTGGAGGAGAGACCGTCTTTTATGGCTCAAGGAATAGTGTTGTGGCTGAG GTGGCTCCCGTTGAAGGGATGGCTCTTCTGCACATTCATGGGCACAAATGTATGCTGCATGAAGCTCGAAATGTTACTAAGGGTATCAAGTATGTGTTTCGTTCAGATGTTGTATTTGCATGA
- the LOC133718624 gene encoding uncharacterized protein LOC133718624 isoform X2 gives MAETETRKRKMGERREADSNSRTASPKWPTIKPKQNIQITRLKDNDLFTVHNFFTSAESKAFVKVAESIGFVHQGSLGPTKGEAFRDNDRMSVNDPVLADSIWNSGLSKLFSDIKIRREVAVGLNPNIRFYRYKVGQRFGRHIDESVDLEDGKRTHYTLLIYLSGGFKPKAKNDVSSHQDSSSEPLVGGETVFYGSRNSVVAEVAPVEGMALLHIHGHKCMLHEARNVTKGINGHECRYNCCRRPAWVLSLHNSCCSCYVWARH, from the exons ATGGCTGAAacagaaacaaggaagaggaagatgggagagagaagagaagctGATTCCAATTCCAGGACAGCATCACCAAAGTGGCCAACaatcaaaccaaaacaaaacattcaGATAACCCGTCTCAAAGACAATGATCTTTTCACC GTACATAATTTCTTCACATCTGCAGAATCAAAGGCTTTTGTTAAGGTTGCAGAATCTATTGGGTTTGTTCACCAAGGAAGTCTTGGCCCAACAAAAGGTGAAGCTTTTAGAGACAATGATAGAATGTCTGTGAACGATCCTGTTCTTGCTGATTCTATATGGAATTCTGGGCTCAGCAAATTGTTTTCTGACATCAAAATTCGAAGGGAGGTCGCTGTTGGCTTAAACCCAAATATCAGATTCTACAG GTACAAGGTTGGTCAGCGATTTGGGAGGCATATTGATGAAAGTGTTGATCTTGAAGATGGAAAACGCACACATTATACTTTGTTGATATATTTGAGTGGCGGTTTCAAACCGAAAGCAAAAAATGATGTGAGCAGTCATCAGGATTCATCCTCAGAGCCTCTGGTTGGAGGAGAGACCGTCTTTTATGGCTCAAGGAATAGTGTTGTGGCTGAG GTGGCTCCCGTTGAAGGGATGGCTCTTCTGCACATTCATGGGCACAAATGTATGCTGCATGAAGCTCGAAATGTTACTAAGGGTATCAA TGGTCATGAGTGCAGATATAATTGCTGCAGGAGACCAGCGTGGGTGCTTAGCCTTCACAATAGCTGCTGCTCCTGTTACGTGTGGGCAAGACATTGA
- the LOC133718624 gene encoding uncharacterized protein LOC133718624 isoform X3: MAETETRKRKMGERREADSNSRTASPKWPTIKPKQNIQITRLKDNDLFTVHNFFTSAESKAFVKVAESIGFVHQGSLGPTKGEAFRDNDRMSVNDPVLADSIWNSGLSKLFSDIKIRREVAVGLNPNIRFYRYKVGQRFGRHIDESVDLEDGKRTHYTLLIYLSGGFKPKAKNDVSSHQDSSSEPLVGGETVFYGSRNSVVAEVAPVEGMALLHIHGHKCMLHEARNVTKGIKRPAWVLSLHNSCCSCYVWARH, from the exons ATGGCTGAAacagaaacaaggaagaggaagatgggagagagaagagaagctGATTCCAATTCCAGGACAGCATCACCAAAGTGGCCAACaatcaaaccaaaacaaaacattcaGATAACCCGTCTCAAAGACAATGATCTTTTCACC GTACATAATTTCTTCACATCTGCAGAATCAAAGGCTTTTGTTAAGGTTGCAGAATCTATTGGGTTTGTTCACCAAGGAAGTCTTGGCCCAACAAAAGGTGAAGCTTTTAGAGACAATGATAGAATGTCTGTGAACGATCCTGTTCTTGCTGATTCTATATGGAATTCTGGGCTCAGCAAATTGTTTTCTGACATCAAAATTCGAAGGGAGGTCGCTGTTGGCTTAAACCCAAATATCAGATTCTACAG GTACAAGGTTGGTCAGCGATTTGGGAGGCATATTGATGAAAGTGTTGATCTTGAAGATGGAAAACGCACACATTATACTTTGTTGATATATTTGAGTGGCGGTTTCAAACCGAAAGCAAAAAATGATGTGAGCAGTCATCAGGATTCATCCTCAGAGCCTCTGGTTGGAGGAGAGACCGTCTTTTATGGCTCAAGGAATAGTGTTGTGGCTGAG GTGGCTCCCGTTGAAGGGATGGCTCTTCTGCACATTCATGGGCACAAATGTATGCTGCATGAAGCTCGAAATGTTACTAAGGGTATCAA GAGACCAGCGTGGGTGCTTAGCCTTCACAATAGCTGCTGCTCCTGTTACGTGTGGGCAAGACATTGA
- the LOC133718624 gene encoding uncharacterized protein LOC133718624 isoform X1 — protein MAETETRKRKMGERREADSNSRTASPKWPTIKPKQNIQITRLKDNDLFTVHNFFTSAESKAFVKVAESIGFVHQGSLGPTKGEAFRDNDRMSVNDPVLADSIWNSGLSKLFSDIKIRREVAVGLNPNIRFYRYKVGQRFGRHIDESVDLEDGKRTHYTLLIYLSGGFKPKAKNDVSSHQDSSSEPLVGGETVFYGSRNSVVAEVAPVEGMALLHIHGHKCMLHEARNVTKGIKTSVCVGLVRSACDERDRLEIQMEARCILPMGISPYLFYVSM, from the exons ATGGCTGAAacagaaacaaggaagaggaagatgggagagagaagagaagctGATTCCAATTCCAGGACAGCATCACCAAAGTGGCCAACaatcaaaccaaaacaaaacattcaGATAACCCGTCTCAAAGACAATGATCTTTTCACC GTACATAATTTCTTCACATCTGCAGAATCAAAGGCTTTTGTTAAGGTTGCAGAATCTATTGGGTTTGTTCACCAAGGAAGTCTTGGCCCAACAAAAGGTGAAGCTTTTAGAGACAATGATAGAATGTCTGTGAACGATCCTGTTCTTGCTGATTCTATATGGAATTCTGGGCTCAGCAAATTGTTTTCTGACATCAAAATTCGAAGGGAGGTCGCTGTTGGCTTAAACCCAAATATCAGATTCTACAG GTACAAGGTTGGTCAGCGATTTGGGAGGCATATTGATGAAAGTGTTGATCTTGAAGATGGAAAACGCACACATTATACTTTGTTGATATATTTGAGTGGCGGTTTCAAACCGAAAGCAAAAAATGATGTGAGCAGTCATCAGGATTCATCCTCAGAGCCTCTGGTTGGAGGAGAGACCGTCTTTTATGGCTCAAGGAATAGTGTTGTGGCTGAG GTGGCTCCCGTTGAAGGGATGGCTCTTCTGCACATTCATGGGCACAAATGTATGCTGCATGAAGCTCGAAATGTTACTAAGGGTATCAA GACATCTGTGTGCGTTGGTTTGGTGAGATCTGCGTGCGATGAGAGGGATCGTTTAGAAATACAGATGGAAGCACGGTGTATATTACCAATGGGGATCTCACCATATCTGTTTTATGTATCCATGTGA